The Euphorbia lathyris chromosome 2, ddEupLath1.1, whole genome shotgun sequence genome includes a window with the following:
- the LOC136218636 gene encoding callose synthase 3, with the protein MSSSSRGGPDQGTPQLQRRITRTQTAGNLGESIFDSEVVPSSLVEIAPILRVANEVESSNPRVAYLCRFYAFEKAHRLDPTSSGRGVRQFKTALLQRLERENDPTLMGRVKKSDAREMQSFYQHYYKKYIQALQNAADKADRAQLTKAYQTANVLFEVLKAVNMTQSIEVDREILEAQDKVAEKTQIYVPYNILPLDPDSANQAIMRYPEIQAAVVALRNTRGLPWPKDYKKKKDEDVLDWLQAMFGFQKDNVANQREHLILLLANVHIRQFPKPDQQPKLDERALTEVMKKLFKNYKKWCKYLDRKSSLWLPTIQQEVQQRKLLYMGLYLLIWGEAANLRFMPECLCYIYHHMAFELYGMLAGNVSPMTGENVKPAYGGEEEAFLIKVVTPIYDVIAKESERSKKGKSKHSQWRNYDDLNEYFWSVDCFRLGWPMRADADFFHLPAAQFRYDKNEENKPAFKDRWVGKVNFVEIRSFWHIFRSFDRMWSFFILCLQAMIIVAWNGSGQLSSVFGGDVFKKVLSVFITAAILKLGQAVLDVILCWKARQIMSFYVKLRYILKVVSAAAWVVVLPVTYAYTWENPPGFAQTIKSWFGNNSSSPSLFILAVVIYLAPNMLSALLFLFPFLRRFLERSNYKIVMLMMWWSQPRLYVGRGMHESALSLFKYTMFWVLLIATKLAFSYYIEIKPLVGPTKAVMDIHVTSFQWHEFFPQARNNIGVVIALWAPIILVYFMDTQIWYAIFSTLFGGIYGAFRRLGEIRTLGMLRSRFQSLPGAFNARLIPEEKSEPKKKGLKATLSRNFAEVISNKEDGAARFAQLWNKIISSFREEDLISDREMDLLLVPYWADQDLGLIQWPPFLLASKIPIALDMAKDSNGKDKELKKRIDNDNYMSCAVRECYASFRNIIKFLVQGKRETEVIEFIFKEVENHINDGTLISEYKMSALPSLYDHFVKLINYLLSNKQEDRDQVVILFQDMLEVVTRDIMMEDHISSLVDSMHGGPGHEEMISFDQQYQLFASSGAIKFPIQPVTEAWKEKIKRLYLLLTTKESAMDVPSNLEAKRRISFFSNSLFMDMPTAPKVRNMLSFSVLTPYYTEEVLFSLHDLEVPNEDGVSILFYLQKIFPDEWKNFLERVNCNSEDELKGMDDLEEELRLWASYRGQTLTRTVRGMMYYRRALELQAFLDMAKHEDLMEGYKAIELNTDDQSKGERSMLAQCQAVADMKFTYVVSCQQYGIHKRSGDHRAQDILKLMTKYPSLRVAYIDEVEVTSKEKSKKNNQKVYYSALVKAASPKSIDSLEPVQNLDEVIYRIKLPGPSILGEGKPENQNHAIIFTRGEGLQTIDMNQDNYMEEALKMRNLLQEFLKKHDGVRYPTILGLREHIFTGSVSSLAWFMSNQETSFVTIGQRLLANPLKVRFHYGHPDVFDRLFHLSRGGVSKASKVINLSEDIFAGFNSTLREGNVTHHEYIQVGKGRDVGLNQISMFEAKIANGNGEQTLSRDIYRLGHRFDFFRMLSCYFTTVGFYFSTLITVLTVYVFLYGRLYLVLSGLEEGLINQKAIRDNKPLQVALASQSFVQIGFLMALPMLMEIGLERGFRTALSEFILMQLQLAPVFFTFSLGTKTHYYGRTLLHGGAKYRPTGRGFVVFHAKFAENYRLYSRSHFVKGIEMMILLVVYQIFGQPYRSAVAYVLITISMWFMVGTWLFAPFLFNPSGFEWQKIVDDWTDWNKWISNRGGIGVPPEKSWESWWEEEQEHLRHSGKRGIVAEILLSLRFFIYQYGLVYHLKITKETRSFLVYGISWLVIFVILFVMKTVSVGRRKFSANFQLVFRLIKGMIFLTFVSILVTLIALPHMTIQDIVVCILAFMPTGWGMLLIAQACKPVVQKAGFWGSVRTLARGYEIVMGLLLFTPVAFLAWFPFVSEFQTRMLFNQAFSRGLQISRILGGQRKDRSSRNKE; encoded by the exons ATGTCATCCTCCTCTAGAGGAGGACCGGATCAGGGTACGCCGCAGTTGCAGCGGCGGATCACGAGGACGCAGACCGCGGGTAATCTCGGTGAGTCGATATTTGACAGTGAGGTTGTGCCATCTTCGCTTGTTGAGATTGCGCCTATTCTTCGTGTTGCTAATGAAGTGGAATCTAGCAATCCAAGAGTTGCATATCTAT GCCGGTTTTATGCATTCGAGAAAGCGCATAGGTTGGATCCCACTTCAAGTGGACGAGGTGTTCGCCAATTTAAAACTGCTCTTCTTCAGCGTCTTGAGAGG GAGAATGATCCAACCCTGATGGGAAGGGTGAAAAAGAGTGATGCAAGGGAAATGCAGAGCTTCTATCAGCATTACTACAAAAAGTATATCCAAGCTTTGCAAAATGCTGCAGATAAAGCTGATCG TGCACAGCTTACTAAGGCATACCAAACTGCTAATGTTCTCTTTGAGGTTTTGAAGGCTGTTAATATGACACAATCTATTGAAGTGGATCGTGAG ATTTTGGAAGCCCAGGATAAAGTTGCGGAAAAGACTCAGATATATGTTCCTTACAATATCCTTCCTCTTGATCCTGATAGTGCGAATCAGGCCATTATGAGATACCCTGAG aTCCAAGCTGCTGTTGTTGCTCTTCGCAACACAAGGGGTCTCCCATGGCCTAAGGACTATAAGAAGAAAAAGGATGAAGATGTTTTGGATTGGCTTCAAGCAATGTTTGGGTTTCAG AAGGATAATGTGGCTAATCAAAGGGAGCACTTAATTTTATTGCTTGCAAACGTTCACATTCGACAATTTCCAAAGCCTGATCAACAACCCAAG TTGGATGAGCGTGCATTAACGGAAGTGATGAAGAAGCTTTTCAAGAACTACAAAAAGTGGTGCAAGTACCTGGATAGAAAAAGTAGTCTTTG GTTACCTACTATACAGCAGGAGGTGCAGCAACGTAAACTGCTTTATATGGGTCTCTATCTTTTGATATGGGGGGAAGCTGCTAACCTGAGATTCATGCCTGAATGCCTGTGCTATATTTATCATCAC ATGGCATTTGAGCTATATGGGATGCTAGCTGGGAATGTCAGTCCCATGACAGGGGAAAATGTCAAGCCTGCTTATGGAGGTGAAGAAGAGGCATTCCTGATAAAAGTTGTAACTCCTATCTATGATGTGATTGCAAAG GAATCTGAAAGGAGTAAAAAGGGAAAATCAAAGCATTCCCAATGGAGGAACTACGATGACTTAAATGAATACTTCTG GTCAGTGGACTGCTTTCGGCTAGGTTGGCCAATGCGTGCAGATGCTGATTTCTTTCATTTGCCTGCTGCACAATTTCGTTATGACAAAAATGAG GAGAATAAACCAGCTTTTAAAGATCGATGGGTGGGAAAAGTAAATTTTGTTGAGATACGTTCTTTCTGGCATATCTTTAGAAGCTTTGATCGAATGTGGAGTTTTTTTATCCTGTGCTTACAG GCTATGATAATTGTTGCTTGGAATGGTTCGGGCCAGCTGAGTTCTGTTTTTGGTGGTGATGTATTCAAAAAAGTATTGAGTGTCTTCATAACTGCTGCTATATTAAAGCTTGGGCAAG CTGTTCTTGATGTAATCCTTTGTTGGAAGGCACGGCAAATCATGTCTTTCTACGTCAAGTTGAGATATATTCTGAAGGTTGTTTCAGCTGCTGCGTGGGTCGTGGTTCTACCAGTCACCTATGCTTACACTTGGGAAAATCCTCCAGGATTTGCTCAAACCATTAAAAGTTGGTTTGGCAATAACTCAAGCTCGCCTTCTTTGTTTATTTTGGCTGTAGTCATCTACTTGGCACCAAATATGCTATCAGCACTGTTGtttctttttccctttttaCGCCGATTCCTTGAGAGGTCAAACTATAAGATTGTGATGCTCATGATGTGGTGGTCACAG CCCCGGCTTTATGTTGGGCGAGGGATGCATGAGAGCGCACTCTCTCTCTTCAA GTACACAATGTTTTGGGTTCTCCTTATTGCGACAAAGTTGGCTTTTAGTTACTACATAGAG ATAAAACCTTTAGTTGGTCCAACAAAGGCTGTTATGGATATTCATGTTACTTCATTCCAGTGGCACGAGTTCTTTCCACAGG CAAGGAACAATATTGGAGTTGTGATTGCGCTCTGGGCTCCAATTATTCTT GTATATTTTATGGATACCCAGATCTGGTATGCCATATTCTCCACATTATTTGGAGGCATTTATGGTGCATTCCGGCGCCTTGGGGAG ATTCGAACATTGGGAATGCTTCGTTCTCGATTTCAATCATTGCCTGGTGCTTTTAATGCCCGTTTGATTCCAGAAGAGAAGAGTGAGCCAAAGAAAAAAGGACTCAAGGCCACCTTGTCTCGCAATTTTGCAGAG GTCATATCTAACAAAGAAGATGGGGCAGCGAGATTTGCGCAGTTGTGGAACAAAATAATCAGTAGTTTTAGAGAAGAAGATCTAATAAGCGATAG GGAAATGGATTTGTTGCTTGTCCCATATTGGGCAGACCAAGATCTAGGTCTTATACAGTGGCCTCCCTTTTTGCTTGCTAGCAAG ATCCCAATAGCATTAGACATGGCCAAGGATAGCAATGGTAAAGATAAAGAGCTGAAAAAGAGAATTGATAATGACAACtatatgtcttgtgctgttcgtGAATGCTATGCTTCATTTAGGAacatcatcaagtttttggttcAGGGGAAACGCGAGACTGA agTGATTGAGTTCATATTTAAAGAAGTTGAAAATCACATAAATGATGGTACCTTGATTAGTGAGTACAAGATGAGTGCTCTTCCTAGCCTCTATGACCATTTTGTGAAGCTTATCAACTATTTG TTAAGTAATAAACAGGAAGACCGGGATCAAGTTGTGATTCTATTCCAGGATATGCTGGAGGTTGTGACACGCGATATTATGATGGAGGATCATATATCAAG TTTGGTAGATTCGATGCATGGTGGACCTGGACATGAGGAAATGATTTCCTTTGATCAACAATATCAATTGTTTGCTTCATCAGGAGCCATTAAATTTCCCATTCAACCTGTAACAGAAGCTTGGAAAGAGAAG ATCAAGCGGCTTTATCTTTTGCTGACAACAAAAGAATCTGCCATGGATGTGCCATCCAACCTAGAAGCTAAGAGGCGCATTTCTTTCTTCTCAAATTCATTGTTTATGGACATGCCAACTGCTCCTAAAGTCCGCAATATGCTTTCATTTTC TGTCTTAACTCCATACTACACAGAGGAGGTATTGTTTTCCTTGCATGATTTGGAAGTGCCGAATGAAGATGGTGTTTCAATCCTCTTTTACTTGCAAAAAATATTTCCAG ATGAATGGAAGAATTTTCTTGAGAGAGTAAACTGCAATAGTGAAGACGAATTAAAAGGAATGGATGACTTAGAAGAAGAACTTCGTTTATGGGCATCTTACAGGGGCCAAACACTGACCAGAACTG TAAGAGGAATGATGTATTATCGGAGGGCTTTGGAGCTTCAGGCTTTCCTTGATATGGCCAAGCACGAAG ATTTGATGGAGGGCTATAAAGCCATAGAGCTGAATACTGATGATCAATCAAAGGGGGAAAGGTCAATGTTGGCTCAGTGTCAAGCCGTAGCTGATATGAAATTCACATATGTGGTATCGTGTCAACAATATGGGATTCACAAGCGATCAGGCGATCATCGAGCACAAGATATTTTGAAACTCATGACAAA GTATCCATCTCTCCGTGTGGCATACATTGATGAGGTTGAAGTAACTAGCAAAGAGAAATCCAAGAAGAACAACCAAAAAGTATATTATTCTGCTCTTGTGAAGGCTGCCTCACCCAAATCAATTGATTCTTTAGAGCCAGTTCAAAATTTGGATGAG GTCATTTATCGGATCAAACTTCCAGGACCATCCATCTTGGGTGAGGGAAAGCCAGAAAATCAAAATCACGCTATTATTTTCACACGTGGAGAAGGCTTGCAAACAATAGATATGAACCAG GATAACTACATGGAAGAGGCCTTAAAAATGAGGAATTTACTGCAAGAATTTCTTAAAAAACATGATGGTGTGAGATATCCTACAATACTTGGACTTAGGGAGCATATATTTACAGGAAG TGTTTCATCTCTTGCATGGTTCATGTCAAATCAGGAGACGAGTTTTGTAACTATAGGTCAAAGACTGTTGGCCAACCCACTGAA GGTTCGGTTCCACTATGGCCATCCTGATGTATTTGATAGGCTTTTTCACCTCAGTAGGGGGGGTGTGAGTAAAGCGTCCAAGGTTATCAATTTGAGCGAAGACATATTTGCTG GTTTCAATTCTACACTTCGTGAAGGCAATGTTACTCATCATGAGTACATACAAGTTGGGAAAGGTAGGGATGTGGGACTAAATCAAATTTCTATGTTTGAAGCCAAAATTGCTAATGGAAATGGTGAACAGACTTTGAGTCGCGATATATACCGGCTTGGGCACCGTTTTGACTTTTTCCGCATGTTGTCTTGCTATTTCACCACAGTTGGATTTTACTTCAGTACTTTG ATAACTGTGCTTACCGTATATGTCTTCCTCTATGGTCGCCTTTATCTTGTTCTAAGTGGATTGGAAGAAGGTTTAATCAATCAGAAAGCTATTCGAGATAACAAACCTCTCCAGGTGGCTCTTGCGTCCCAATCATTTGTTCAAATTGGATTTTTGATGGCCTTGCCTATGCTCATGGAAATTGGCTTGGAAAGAGGTTTTCGAACTGCACTAAGTGAATTTATATTGATGCAATTGCAATTGGCACCagtgtttttcacattttctcttGGAACTAAGACACACTATTATGGAAGGACCTTGCTTCATGGAGGTGCAAAATACAGGCCTACAGGTCGAGGATTTGTGGTGTTCCATGCCAAGTTTGCTGAAAACTATAGGCTTTATTCTCGAAGCCACTTTGTGAAGGGTATCGAGATGATGATTTTGCTAGTTGTTTACCAGATATTTGGCCAGCCTTATAGAAGTGCAGTTGCTTATGTCTTGATTACTATTTCTATGTGGTTTATGGTTGGGACCTGGCTTTTTGCCCCCTTCCTATTTAATCCTTCCGGCTTTGAGTGGCAAAAAATTGTTGATGATTGGACTGATTGGAATAAATGGATTAGTAATCGAGGAGGTATAGGTGTACCTCCAGAAAAGAGTTGGGAATCATGGTGGGAGGAGGAACAAGAACATCTGCGTCATTCAGGAAAACGCGGCATTGTGGCTGAGATATTGTTATCTTTACGATTTTTCATATATCAATATGGGCTGGTATATCACTTGAAGATTACAAAAGAAACTAGAAGTTTTCTG GTCTATGGAATATCATGGCTGGTCATCTTTGTGATATTGTTCGTGATGAAG ACCGTATCTGTTGGAAGGAGAAAGTTCAGTGCAAACTTCCAGCTTGTTTTCCGGCTTATCAAAGGAATGATATTCCTTACTTTTGTCTCCATTTTGGTTACTTTAATTGCTTTGCCGCACATGACAATTCAAGACATTGTTGTCTGCATTCTTGCTTTCATGCCAACTGGCTGGGGAATGCTTTTG ATTGCACAAGCTTGTAAGCCAGTTGTTCAGAAGGCTGGGTTTTGGGGATCAGTTCGGACATTGGCTCGAGGTTATGAGATAGTTATGGGGTTGCTTCTGTTCACACCAGTTGCATTCTTGGCTTGGTTTCCATTTGTTTCAGAATTCCAGACGCGTATGCTTTTCAACCAAGCATTTAGCAGAGGTCTGCAAATTTCACGTATTCTTGGAGGGCAAAGGAAGGATCGTTCTTCTCGTAACAAGGAGTAA